TTCACAAAATTGAGACAGGCTAAGGTGAGTGAGAAGTACCCTTGCCACTACTCAAGCACAGCCTTAATATCGGTAATGGGGTCGATTCAAGCTGTGGTATATGCATTGTGCACGGAAAGGGATTGGAGCCAATGGAAACTTGGATGGGACCTGAAACTCCTCACCGTAGCTTATATGGTAATGTTTCTTAATTAGGTACGTGATATATTTTAGTTAATCCATCCTAAAAAATAGGATGTTGGTACATATGTAATTTGGTGCAGGGAATCGTTGGATCTGGAATAATATGGGTTTTGATAATGTCGTGCTTACAAATGAGAGGGCCGTTGTTCGTCTCCGTTTTCAATCCGCTATTGCTTGTACTCGTAGCACTTTCTTGCTCCATATTTCTTGACGAGAAGTTATATTTGGGAAGGTTGCAAATTTTATTGCTCCGGCCTTCTCTTTCAAGTTTTTACAATATTTCCAtcacaaaaaattataatatgcaataatatttttttcatttcgaGTTACGTACAGTGTGCTTGGAACGGGGATAATAATATGTGGGTTGTACTGCGTGTTGTGGGGAAAAagcaaagaaatcaagaaagtaTGTAGACTTACTCCATCGAGTGAAGATCAAAGCTTAAAGGTCGATCATAATGTCATCCATGGCGGTGGTGGCATCATGGCTGTGGCACCAAATTTTGTACCAGACATTGAAATGACTCAAGCTCTCTGCGGAAAGGAAGACGGACCAGATTTAGAGGCTAAGGTTTCAGTACCTCAAACGATCGTGCCAAAAGAAAATGCGTAGTTGGAGCACATTTTTTCAAATCTTTATCATGCTGAGAATTGTCATCTCCCACCAGCTCTTAACAATTCAAAGGCACATTAGTTTCTAATGAAATTATCGAGTTTAAAACTACATATTCGCGAGCAAGACTTTTTATTCCTATATCTTGGACGACACATTTTAATTTCCACTAAACATTATTggaatttttagtttttttgttttatatataatacggtaataaaaaataataaaaaaaatttgttttgtaacttgaatttttgtcattttctatttttgtaCAAACACGACT
This genomic window from Primulina huaijiensis isolate GDHJ02 unplaced genomic scaffold, ASM1229523v2 scaffold207258, whole genome shotgun sequence contains:
- the LOC140966591 gene encoding WAT1-related protein At1g25270-like isoform X1 encodes the protein MVYIIWFEIEMHNYCTNLKLYCRKKRPKLTGKIAFQTFISALFGGSMAQNLYAESLALTAVTFAAAMSNLIPAVTFVLAILFRMEKLGLKTIADKAKVMGTFLSIGGSMLLTFYKGLEVKIWSTHVHIIQTNKHADGHVATANQKSINNIIGLLLALACCFSYSFSLIIQAKVSEKYPCHYSSTALISVMGSIQAVVYALCTERDWSQWKLGWDLKLLTVAYMGIVGSGIIWVLIMSCLQMRGPLFVSVFNPLLLVLVALSCSIFLDEKLYLGSVLGTGIIICGLYCVLWGKSKEIKKVCRLTPSSEDQSLKVDHNVIHGGGGIMAVAPNFVPDIEMTQALCGKEDGPDLEAKVSVPQTIVPKENA
- the LOC140966591 gene encoding WAT1-related protein At1g68170-like isoform X3, which translates into the protein MHNYCTNLKLYCRKKRPKLTGKIAFQTFISALFGMEKLGLKTIADKAKVMGTFLSIGGSMLLTFYKGLEVKIWSTHVHIIQTNKHADGHVATANQKSINNIIGLLLALACCFSYSFSLIIQAKVSEKYPCHYSSTALISVMGSIQAVVYALCTERDWSQWKLGWDLKLLTVAYMGIVGSGIIWVLIMSCLQMRGPLFVSVFNPLLLVLVALSCSIFLDEKLYLGSVLGTGIIICGLYCVLWGKSKEIKKVCRLTPSSEDQSLKVDHNVIHGGGGIMAVAPNFVPDIEMTQALCGKEDGPDLEAKVSVPQTIVPKENA
- the LOC140966591 gene encoding WAT1-related protein At1g68170-like isoform X2, translating into MAQNLYAESLALTAVTFAAAMSNLIPAVTFVLAILFRMEKLGLKTIADKAKVMGTFLSIGGSMLLTFYKGLEVKIWSTHVHIIQTNKHADGHVATANQKSINNIIGLLLALACCFSYSFSLIIQAKVSEKYPCHYSSTALISVMGSIQAVVYALCTERDWSQWKLGWDLKLLTVAYMGIVGSGIIWVLIMSCLQMRGPLFVSVFNPLLLVLVALSCSIFLDEKLYLGSVLGTGIIICGLYCVLWGKSKEIKKVCRLTPSSEDQSLKVDHNVIHGGGGIMAVAPNFVPDIEMTQALCGKEDGPDLEAKVSVPQTIVPKENA